A region from the Dromaius novaehollandiae isolate bDroNov1 chromosome 28, bDroNov1.hap1, whole genome shotgun sequence genome encodes:
- the ZBTB39 gene encoding zinc finger and BTB domain-containing protein 39 isoform X1 has product MGMRIKLHSTNHPNNLLKELNKCRLSETMCDVTILVGSRSFAAHKAVLACAAGYFQNLFLNTGLDAARTYVVDFITPANFEKILSFVYTSELFTDLINVGVIYEVAERLGMEDLLKACHSTFPDLESSAITKQPSLSMGEGRSGPLSSASSEQKHSLGEVRGGAEHFGPERNYILHGEVAGSYKEDDRNTISEASQTLPLMHQQPPKTEQESEQGQFAPATSMATQPNLGSVNVALQTTTSSCQQYKVQSNGGYSKGGFFTADTSLDISTGSNSCPSNSDHSKEQGFGQMDELQLEDLGDDELHFEDASEELGPTEEVIELSDDSEEELAFENDSRDSKAMPCQVCKKVLEPNIQLIRQHARDHVDLLTGNCKVCETHFQDRNSRVTHVLSHIGIFLFSCDMCETKFFTQWQLTLHRREGVFDNNIIIHPSDPHPGKIGVFGGGSGSELACAACGKPLAKDFHTVRNHILDHVNLKSQTCGVCDQRHLSLCSLMWHTLSHLGISVFSCSVCANSFVDRHLLEKHLAVHQNMEEALFRCHFCGQSFKLEAAYRYHVSQHKCGGSLDIRPGFGDRLQQQGLQKRKLPEEFLSEDLALQNQPGNSKYSCKVCGKRFAHTSEFNYHRRIHTGEKPYQCKVCHKFFRGRSTIKCHLRTHSGALMYRCTVCGHYSSTLNLMSKHIGVHKGSLPPDFTIEQTFMYIIHSKDAEKNTDS; this is encoded by the coding sequence ATGGGCATGAGGATCAAGTTGCATAGCACCAATCACCCCAACAACCTGCTGAAGGAACTCAACAAGTGCAGGCTCTCCGAGACCATGTGCGACGTCACCATTCTGGTGGGGAgccgctcctttgctgcacaCAAGGCTGTTTTGGCCTGCGCTGCAGGCTACTTCCAGAATCTCTTTCTGAACACAGGGCTGGACGCTGCCAGGACCTATGTAGTGGATTTCATCACACCAGCCAACTTTGAGAAGATCCTCAGCTTTGTATACACCTCAGAGCTCTTCACGGACCTAATCAATGTGGGTGTCATTTACGAGGTGGCAGAGCGGTTGGGCATGGAAGATCTGCTGAAGGCCTGCCATTCAACCTTCCCTGACTTGGAGAGCTCAGCCATCACAAAGCAGCCCTCTCTGTCCATGGGTGAAGGCCGGTCAGGCCCTCTGAGCAGCGCCTCGTCAGAACAGAAACATTCTTTGGGTGAAGTCCGGGGCGGTGCGGAACATTTTGGCCCTGAAAGGAATTACATCTTGCATGGAGAAGTGGCAGGCAGCTACAAGGAGGATGACCGGAATACCATAAGTGAGGCCAGCCAGACTCTTCCCCTGATGCATCAGCAGCCTCCCAAGACAGAGCAGGAATCAGAACAAGGGCAGTTTGCTCCTGCCACAAGTATGGCAACCCAGCCCAACCTGGGCAGCGTAAATGTTGCTCTTCAAACCACTACAAGCTCCTGCCAACAATATAAGGTCCAGAGCAATGGTGGCTACAGCAAGGGTGGCTTCTTTACTGCTGATACTTCCCTAGACATCTCCACGGGGAGCAACTCCTGTCCCAGCAACAGTGACCACTCCAAAGAGCAAGGTTTTGGGCAGATGGATGAGCTTCAGTTGGAGGACTTGGGGGATGATGAACTACATTTTGAAGATGCGAGTGAAGAGCTGGGCCCAACGGAAGAAGTTATTGAACTGAGTGACGACAGTGAAGAAGAGCTGGCCTTTGAGAATGACAGCCGGGATAGCAAGGCCATGCCCTGTCAGGTGTGCAAAAAGGTCCTGGAACCCAACATCCAGCTGATCCGCCAGCACGCAAGAGATCACGTCGATCTGCTTACTGGGAACTGCAAGGTCTGTGAGACCCACTTTCAGGACCGGAATTCCAGGGTCACTCACGTTTTGTCCCACATCgggatctttctcttctcctgtgaCATGTGTGAGACCAAGTTCTTCACCCAGTGGCAGCTTACCCTCCACCGAAGAGAAGGGGTGTTTGACAATAACATCATTATCCACCCCAGCGACCCGCACCCGGGGAAGATCGGTGTGTTTGGTGGAGGGTCTGGCTCAGAGCTGGCATGTGCTGCCTGCGGGAAGCCTTTGGCCAAAGATTTCCACACCGTCCGCAACCACATCCTGGACCACGTGAACTTGAAAAGCCAAACGTGTGGTGTGTGTGATCAGAGGCACCTCAGTCTCTGCAGCCTGATGTGGCACACCCTGTCTCATTTGGGGATCTCGGTCTTCTCCTGCTCTGTTTGTGCCAACAGCTTTGTAGATCGGCACCTTCTGGAGAAGCACTTGGCCGTTCACCAGAACATGGAGGAGGCTCTTTTCCGGTGCCATTTCTGTGGCCAGAGCTTTAAGCTGGAAGCAGCGTATCGTTATCACGTCAGCCAGCACAAATGCGGGGGCAGCCTGGACATCCGACCCGGCTTTGGTGACCGTCTCCAGCAGCAGGGCCTCCAGAAGAGGAAGCTGCCTGAAGAATTCCTGAGTGAAGACTTGGCACTGCAAAATCAGCCAGGCAACAGTAAGTACAGCTGCAAAGTCTGTGGGAAGAGGTTTGCCCACACCAGTGAATTCAACTACCACCGGAGGATTCACACCGGAGAAAAGCCCTACCAGTGCAAAGTGTGTCACAAGTTCTTCCGTGGCCGCTCCACCATCAAGTGCCACCTGCGGACACATTCCGGAGCCCTTATGTACCGATGTACTGTGTGTGGGCATTATAGCTCCACGCTCAACCTTATGAGCAAGCACATAGGCGTGCACAAAGGCAGCCTGCCCCCTGACTTTACCATTGAACAGACTTTCATGTATATTATCCATTCCAAAGACGCGGAGAAAAACACGGACAGCTGA
- the GPR182 gene encoding G-protein coupled receptor 182, translating to MAEVTTAPSETHTLGNEHGDYHNWTELFHLLNYTLTFCELSLDENVKRVVLFILYLVIFVVGLVENLLVIWVNWQTRGNKSLVNLYIINMAIADLGVLLSLPIWMLEVMLDYTWLWGSFLCRFTHYFYFANMYASIFFLTCLSVDRYVSLTTSSVFWRKHQHRARRIICVCSWILAAAIPFLEVAHMQLVNTRDPICIFMAPFETYDDWALAVSLAATTIGFLIPFPIITVFNILTARYVKRTKPESRKHCLLIYAYIIVFLLSWLPFHIMLTLLTLDGNHIILHCTFAHFLYFFYDIIDCFTLLHCVINPILYNFLSKSFRSKLISAVVKYIPKDHASQKGDNSSSSTQHSIVIAKDGNPPN from the coding sequence ATGGCTGAGGTGACCACTGCCCCCAGCGAGACACACACTCTTGGGAACGAGCACGGGGACTACCACAACTGGACAGAGCTGTTTCACCTCCTGAACTACACCCTCACCTTCTGCGAGCTGAGCCTGGATGAGAATGTCAAGCGTGTGGTCCTCTTCATCCTTTACCTGGTCATCTTCGTGGTGGGCTTGGTGGAGAACCTCCTCGTCATCTGGGTCAACTGGCAGACGCGGGGCAACAAGAGCTTGGTGAACCTCTACATCATCAACATGGCCATCGCCGACCTCGGGGTGCTGCTCTCGCTGCCCATCTGGATGCTGGAGGTGATGCTGGATTACACTTGGCTCTGGGGCAGCTTCCTCTGCCGCTTCACACACTATTTCTATTTTGCCAACATGTACGCCAGCATCTTCTTCCTTACCTGCCTGAGTGTAGATCGCTACGTGTCCTTGACAACCTCCTCTGTCTTCTGGCGTAAGCACCAGCACCGTGCACGTCGCATCATCTGTGTCTGCAGCTGGATCCTGGCAGCAGCAATCCCGTTCCTGGAGGTTGCTCACATGCAGCTGGTAAATACCAGAGACCCCATCTGCATCTTCATGGCCCCCTTCGAGACCTATGACGACTGGGCCCTGGCGGTCAGCTTAGCAGCCACCACCATTGGCTTCCTCATCCCTTTCCCCATCATCACCGTTTTCAACATCCTGACCGCCAGGTATGTCAAGCGCACCAAGCCGGAGAGCAGGAagcactgtctgctcatctatgCCTACATCATCGTGTTCCTCCTCAGCTGGCTGCCCTTCCACATCATGCTCACGCTGCTCACCCTCGACGGCAACCACATCATCCTCCACTGCACCTTCGCCCACTTCCTCTACTTCTTCTACGACATCATAGACTGCTTCACCCTGCTCCACTGCGTCATCAACCCAATCCTCTACAATTTCCTCAGCAAAAGCTTCCGCAGCAAGCTCATCTCTGCCGTGGTTAAATACATCCCCAAAGACCACGCCAGTCAGAAAGGAGacaattcctcctcctccacgcAGCACTCCATAGTCATCGCAAAGGACGGCAACCCACCCAATTAA
- the LOC112994730 gene encoding retinol dehydrogenase 7-like — protein MWLYLAVLVGLYLLRRWHRERQRVPDLAEKYVLITGCDSGFGNLLARQLDARGLRVLAACLTEPGAAQLRAAASSRLQTLLLDVTSSESIAAAAAWVEGRVGDRGLWGLVNNAGIAIPTAPNEWLRKEDFVRVLNVNLVGLVEVTLSLLPLVRRARGRVVNVASTAGRLAFFGGGYCPSKYGVEAFSDSLRLEMRHFGVKVSIIEPGYFSTAITNSQILEDNFRCIWEKVSEETRASYGEAYFKSFLKSVQGLQKMCNTNLSLVTDCMEHALTSRHPRSRYSVGWDAKLLYLPLSYLPSAWADAVLAQSYPKVT, from the exons ATGTGGCTGTACCTGGCGGTGCTGGTGGGGCTGTACCTGCTGCGCCGGTGGCACCGGGAGCGGCAGCGGGTGCCCGACCTGGCCGAGAAGTACGTGCTGATCACGGGCTGCGACTCGGGCTTCGGGAACCTGCTGGCGCGGCAGCTGGAcgcccgggggctgcgggtgctggcGGCGTGCCTGACGGAGCCGGGGGCCGCGCAGCTGCGGGCGGCCGCCTCGTCCCGGCTGCAGACCCTCCTCCTGGACGTCACCTCCAGCGAgagcatcgccgccgccgccgcctgggtCGAGGGACGCGTCGGCGACAGAG GGCTCTGGGGGCTGGTGAACAATGCGGGCATCGCCATCCCCACGGCCCCCAACGAGTGGCTGCGCAAGGAGGACTTTGTGCGGGTGCTGAACGTCAACCTGGTGGGGCTGGTGGAGGTGACGCTGAGCCTGCTGCCCCTGGTGCGGCGCGCCCGGGGCCGGGTGGTCAACGTGGCCAGCACGGCCGGGCGGCTCGCCTTCTTTGGCGGCGGCTACTGCCCCTCCAAGTACGGCGTGGAGGCCTTCTCCGACAGCCTCCG GCTGGAGATGCGCCACTTCGGGGTGAAGGTCTCCATCATCGAACCAGGCTACTTCAGCACAGCCATCACCAACTCCCAGATCCTGGAGGATAATTTCCGATGCATCTGGGAGAAGGTTTCGGAGGAAACCAGAGCCAGTTACGGAGAGGCTTACTTCAAGAGCT TTTTAAAGTCAGTCCAGGGGCTGCAGAAGATGTGCAACACCAACCTGTCCCTGGTCACGGACTGCATGGAGCACGCGCTGACCAGCCGGCATCCCCGCAGCCGCTACTCGGTGGGCTGGGACGCCAAGCTGCTCTACCTGCCCCTCAGCTACCTGCCATCGGCCTGGGCGGACGCTGTGCTCGCCCAGTCCTACCCCAAAGTCACCTAG
- the ZBTB39 gene encoding zinc finger and BTB domain-containing protein 39 isoform X2, with product MEDLLKACHSTFPDLESSAITKQPSLSMGEGRSGPLSSASSEQKHSLGEVRGGAEHFGPERNYILHGEVAGSYKEDDRNTISEASQTLPLMHQQPPKTEQESEQGQFAPATSMATQPNLGSVNVALQTTTSSCQQYKVQSNGGYSKGGFFTADTSLDISTGSNSCPSNSDHSKEQGFGQMDELQLEDLGDDELHFEDASEELGPTEEVIELSDDSEEELAFENDSRDSKAMPCQVCKKVLEPNIQLIRQHARDHVDLLTGNCKVCETHFQDRNSRVTHVLSHIGIFLFSCDMCETKFFTQWQLTLHRREGVFDNNIIIHPSDPHPGKIGVFGGGSGSELACAACGKPLAKDFHTVRNHILDHVNLKSQTCGVCDQRHLSLCSLMWHTLSHLGISVFSCSVCANSFVDRHLLEKHLAVHQNMEEALFRCHFCGQSFKLEAAYRYHVSQHKCGGSLDIRPGFGDRLQQQGLQKRKLPEEFLSEDLALQNQPGNSKYSCKVCGKRFAHTSEFNYHRRIHTGEKPYQCKVCHKFFRGRSTIKCHLRTHSGALMYRCTVCGHYSSTLNLMSKHIGVHKGSLPPDFTIEQTFMYIIHSKDAEKNTDS from the coding sequence ATGGAAGATCTGCTGAAGGCCTGCCATTCAACCTTCCCTGACTTGGAGAGCTCAGCCATCACAAAGCAGCCCTCTCTGTCCATGGGTGAAGGCCGGTCAGGCCCTCTGAGCAGCGCCTCGTCAGAACAGAAACATTCTTTGGGTGAAGTCCGGGGCGGTGCGGAACATTTTGGCCCTGAAAGGAATTACATCTTGCATGGAGAAGTGGCAGGCAGCTACAAGGAGGATGACCGGAATACCATAAGTGAGGCCAGCCAGACTCTTCCCCTGATGCATCAGCAGCCTCCCAAGACAGAGCAGGAATCAGAACAAGGGCAGTTTGCTCCTGCCACAAGTATGGCAACCCAGCCCAACCTGGGCAGCGTAAATGTTGCTCTTCAAACCACTACAAGCTCCTGCCAACAATATAAGGTCCAGAGCAATGGTGGCTACAGCAAGGGTGGCTTCTTTACTGCTGATACTTCCCTAGACATCTCCACGGGGAGCAACTCCTGTCCCAGCAACAGTGACCACTCCAAAGAGCAAGGTTTTGGGCAGATGGATGAGCTTCAGTTGGAGGACTTGGGGGATGATGAACTACATTTTGAAGATGCGAGTGAAGAGCTGGGCCCAACGGAAGAAGTTATTGAACTGAGTGACGACAGTGAAGAAGAGCTGGCCTTTGAGAATGACAGCCGGGATAGCAAGGCCATGCCCTGTCAGGTGTGCAAAAAGGTCCTGGAACCCAACATCCAGCTGATCCGCCAGCACGCAAGAGATCACGTCGATCTGCTTACTGGGAACTGCAAGGTCTGTGAGACCCACTTTCAGGACCGGAATTCCAGGGTCACTCACGTTTTGTCCCACATCgggatctttctcttctcctgtgaCATGTGTGAGACCAAGTTCTTCACCCAGTGGCAGCTTACCCTCCACCGAAGAGAAGGGGTGTTTGACAATAACATCATTATCCACCCCAGCGACCCGCACCCGGGGAAGATCGGTGTGTTTGGTGGAGGGTCTGGCTCAGAGCTGGCATGTGCTGCCTGCGGGAAGCCTTTGGCCAAAGATTTCCACACCGTCCGCAACCACATCCTGGACCACGTGAACTTGAAAAGCCAAACGTGTGGTGTGTGTGATCAGAGGCACCTCAGTCTCTGCAGCCTGATGTGGCACACCCTGTCTCATTTGGGGATCTCGGTCTTCTCCTGCTCTGTTTGTGCCAACAGCTTTGTAGATCGGCACCTTCTGGAGAAGCACTTGGCCGTTCACCAGAACATGGAGGAGGCTCTTTTCCGGTGCCATTTCTGTGGCCAGAGCTTTAAGCTGGAAGCAGCGTATCGTTATCACGTCAGCCAGCACAAATGCGGGGGCAGCCTGGACATCCGACCCGGCTTTGGTGACCGTCTCCAGCAGCAGGGCCTCCAGAAGAGGAAGCTGCCTGAAGAATTCCTGAGTGAAGACTTGGCACTGCAAAATCAGCCAGGCAACAGTAAGTACAGCTGCAAAGTCTGTGGGAAGAGGTTTGCCCACACCAGTGAATTCAACTACCACCGGAGGATTCACACCGGAGAAAAGCCCTACCAGTGCAAAGTGTGTCACAAGTTCTTCCGTGGCCGCTCCACCATCAAGTGCCACCTGCGGACACATTCCGGAGCCCTTATGTACCGATGTACTGTGTGTGGGCATTATAGCTCCACGCTCAACCTTATGAGCAAGCACATAGGCGTGCACAAAGGCAGCCTGCCCCCTGACTTTACCATTGAACAGACTTTCATGTATATTATCCATTCCAAAGACGCGGAGAAAAACACGGACAGCTGA